One window of Vidua chalybeata isolate OUT-0048 chromosome 14, bVidCha1 merged haplotype, whole genome shotgun sequence genomic DNA carries:
- the LOC128794990 gene encoding homeobox protein CDX-4-like has translation MYVSSLLEKDPSMYPGSARANNNLPVQNFVSAPAYSDYMGYHPVPALDTHGQPAPAWGSHYGPQREDWSAYGPGPSSAVPAAHINGSSPGQGSYSSADYSALHPAAAAGLPPVDTINAQQISPNSQRHSSYEWMRKTVQTNSAGKTRTKEKYRVVYTDHQRLELEKEFHCNRYITIRRKSELAANLGLSERQVKIWFQNRRAKERKMIKKKISQFDGSGGSAQSDSGSLSPNELSNSLFPPPHGINGLQPNDIHQVIVSE, from the exons ATGTACGTGAGCTCGCTCTTGGAGAAGGACCCCAGCATGTACCCAGGATCTGCCAGGGCCAACAACAACCTGCCCGTGCAAAACTTCGTGTCTGCTCCAGCCTACTCCGACTACATGGGATaccaccctgtgccagccctggacACCCACGGGCAGCCGGCGCCAGCCTGGGGCTCCCACTACGGCCCCCAGCGCGAGGACTGGAGCGCCTACGGCCCAGGCCCTTCCAGTGCCGTGCCCGCTGCCCACATCAATGGCTCATCCCCTGGCCAGGGCTCCTACAGCTCTGCTGATTACAGCGCCCtgcaccctgctgctgctgcggggTTACCTCCTGTAGATACAATTAATGCCCAGCAAATCTCTCCCAACAGCCAAAGGCACAGCTCTTATGAGTGGATGAGGAAAACGGTGCAAACCAACTCTGCTG gtaaaacaagaacaaaagaaaagtaCCGGGTTGTTTACACAGATCACCAGAGACTGGAATTAGAGAAGGAATTTCACTGCAACAGATACATTACAATCAGGAGGAAGTCAGAACTCGCAGCAAACCTGGGACTCTCCGAAAGACAG GTGAAAATCTGGTTCCAGAATCGCCgagcaaaagagagaaaaatgatcAAGAAGAAAATCTCGCAGTTTGATGGCAGCGGGGGCTCAGCTCAGAGTGACTCTGGTTCACTCAGTCCAAATGAACTGTCAAATTCTCTGTTCCCACCACCACATGGAATAAATGGATTACAGCCTAATGACATTCATCAAGTCATAGTTTCAGAAtga